Proteins from a single region of Dysosmobacter acutus:
- a CDS encoding SpaA isopeptide-forming pilin-related protein, with protein sequence MKKLRTRLVSAFLVIMTLLTLLPTSALAASSTGTGIKPTSNTNYWTTRLLHDGTPYSYKPPMAAGKMLYCLDRGYGYRWGTPSFLNSYTYTSATGADADAVLKTALAQSGMGELDAQQLENFKWMMSFIVDYKGDIPGSLFMAAQTYVWDHQTFKGEGDGDIDGGGYANADTYEMYLGYIDWMLKEKAKEDAEFQRQIEEYAEQGIIATVVEDEAAKWAVYAKSSVKGRQAFFNYYAPRKLVTNTSEPGKPPAGDADITLRKVAAGTTRGLDGAKFNIYRDGQIVGSDVTQNGGIIEVKDVTKGLWSFVETEAPEGYCADSTPISVYVDTTDGDKQYTVTAENYALPDMKITKRDAMSGKPISGTVFSIKSVTGSYSTSVTTGTDGSATLSAIPAGVYVVREESVPEPYIVTNTEQTVALRPGKTSEVTFVDYEKPGLEIIKKNIANGEPIEGVTYRIEQIDGSYSTTATTDSHGRIFLESIPVGTYQVTEINVPNHVILSPIPQEVALKAGETSTVTFFNAIKPSLEIRKLDSVTGDPVKGAKFQIWYGSNHTDTGELNDLGTYFSDASGKIILPEIKDGWYKVTELEPASGYAIKEPATQECFISGGESKVLTFENTPLSAIIIRKVDSESGQPLEGAWFRIRYLGGTSGTGGAVVGEYKTSSNGTIVATGLKAGTYVCEEISAPDGYVITDATETVYLSGKDQDVITVTFGNDKMGSLLIVKKDAVTGAPISDVEFLVTDSDGSVIGTANGRYVTDSAGTIRIDGLTPGMTVIAKEVRAKDGYILDDTPQSIKIKRNSVMTLEFRNQPRGGVLVKKVDAVTNAPISDVEFLVTDSDGNLIGNSNGKFVTDSAGTFTITDIAPGTTLVIKETRTKEGYILDDTPQTVKVKSNEVVTVEFRNAPKGNLIIVKQDSVTKEPLEGVEFKITYADGSYVDAEGGTLSSTGLYWTDKEGKITISGISGTVVVTEVQTIPGYTIDENTRTQTVVVNPNDTQTLHFVRFVP encoded by the coding sequence TTGAAAAAATTAAGAACCAGGCTCGTCTCGGCGTTTCTCGTTATCATGACGCTGTTGACGCTGCTCCCGACTTCCGCGCTGGCCGCTTCCAGCACCGGAACAGGGATCAAGCCTACCAGCAACACAAACTACTGGACAACGCGGCTTCTCCATGACGGTACGCCTTACAGCTATAAGCCCCCGATGGCGGCAGGTAAAATGCTCTACTGCCTGGATCGCGGCTATGGCTACCGCTGGGGTACTCCGTCGTTCCTCAACTCTTACACCTATACCTCCGCCACCGGCGCGGACGCGGACGCTGTCCTGAAAACGGCGCTGGCGCAGAGCGGCATGGGTGAACTCGACGCCCAGCAGCTGGAGAACTTCAAATGGATGATGTCATTCATCGTGGACTATAAGGGTGACATCCCCGGCAGTCTTTTTATGGCCGCGCAGACGTATGTGTGGGATCACCAGACCTTCAAGGGTGAGGGCGATGGTGACATCGATGGCGGCGGCTACGCCAACGCCGATACCTACGAAATGTACCTGGGCTATATCGATTGGATGTTGAAAGAAAAGGCCAAGGAAGACGCAGAATTTCAGCGCCAAATTGAAGAATACGCAGAACAGGGCATCATCGCCACTGTGGTAGAAGATGAAGCTGCAAAATGGGCGGTCTACGCGAAATCCAGCGTTAAGGGGCGTCAGGCTTTCTTTAACTATTATGCGCCGAGAAAACTCGTCACCAATACATCCGAGCCGGGAAAGCCGCCAGCTGGGGACGCTGATATTACGCTGCGGAAGGTTGCCGCAGGAACGACCCGTGGTTTGGATGGCGCAAAATTTAATATTTACCGCGACGGTCAGATCGTCGGCAGCGATGTGACCCAAAATGGCGGAATCATTGAGGTCAAGGATGTCACCAAGGGCCTGTGGTCCTTCGTGGAAACCGAGGCCCCGGAGGGCTACTGCGCCGACTCTACGCCCATCAGCGTCTATGTCGATACCACCGATGGCGACAAGCAGTACACGGTCACTGCCGAAAATTACGCACTGCCCGATATGAAGATCACCAAGCGGGACGCCATGAGCGGCAAACCGATTTCCGGCACGGTGTTTTCCATTAAGTCCGTTACCGGCAGCTATTCCACCTCCGTCACGACCGGGACAGACGGCTCCGCAACGCTCTCGGCCATTCCTGCCGGTGTCTATGTTGTGCGTGAGGAATCCGTTCCCGAGCCGTACATCGTAACCAATACCGAGCAGACCGTGGCGCTGCGCCCCGGTAAAACCTCCGAGGTCACTTTCGTTGACTATGAAAAGCCCGGCCTTGAAATCATCAAGAAGAACATTGCCAACGGGGAACCCATCGAGGGCGTGACCTACCGCATCGAGCAGATCGACGGCAGCTATTCCACAACGGCCACCACCGACAGCCACGGCCGCATTTTCCTTGAAAGCATTCCTGTTGGCACTTATCAGGTGACGGAGATCAATGTCCCCAACCATGTCATTCTCAGCCCCATTCCGCAGGAAGTGGCGTTGAAGGCTGGCGAAACCTCTACCGTCACCTTCTTCAACGCCATCAAGCCCAGTCTGGAGATCCGCAAGTTGGATAGCGTCACCGGTGATCCCGTCAAGGGCGCTAAGTTCCAGATCTGGTATGGCAGCAACCATACCGACACCGGCGAGCTGAATGACCTCGGCACTTACTTTTCTGACGCGAGCGGAAAAATCATTCTCCCCGAGATCAAAGATGGCTGGTACAAAGTAACGGAATTGGAACCGGCGTCCGGGTACGCCATCAAGGAGCCTGCCACGCAGGAATGCTTCATCTCCGGTGGCGAGAGCAAGGTGCTGACCTTTGAAAATACGCCCCTTTCCGCCATCATCATCCGCAAGGTGGACAGTGAGAGCGGTCAGCCGTTGGAGGGTGCATGGTTCCGCATCCGCTACCTCGGCGGCACCTCCGGTACAGGCGGCGCTGTGGTTGGCGAGTACAAAACATCCAGCAATGGCACCATCGTTGCAACCGGCCTCAAGGCAGGCACTTATGTCTGCGAGGAGATCTCCGCGCCGGATGGGTACGTCATCACCGACGCCACGGAAACGGTCTATCTCTCCGGTAAGGATCAGGACGTCATTACCGTGACCTTCGGCAACGATAAGATGGGTTCCCTCCTCATCGTCAAAAAGGACGCCGTGACCGGCGCTCCCATTTCCGATGTGGAGTTCCTTGTGACCGACTCGGACGGAAGTGTGATCGGTACGGCGAATGGCCGCTACGTGACCGACAGCGCAGGTACTATCCGTATTGACGGCCTGACACCCGGCATGACGGTCATCGCAAAAGAAGTGCGTGCCAAGGATGGCTACATCCTCGACGATACCCCGCAGAGCATCAAAATCAAGCGCAATTCCGTGATGACGCTGGAGTTCCGCAACCAGCCCAGGGGCGGCGTTTTGGTGAAAAAGGTGGACGCTGTGACGAACGCTCCCATCTCTGACGTGGAGTTCCTTGTCACGGATTCCGACGGCAATCTCATCGGAAACTCCAACGGCAAGTTCGTGACGGACAGCGCAGGCACGTTCACCATTACGGACATCGCCCCCGGCACCACACTTGTCATCAAGGAAACCCGCACGAAGGAGGGGTACATTCTCGATGATACCCCGCAGACGGTTAAGGTCAAGTCCAATGAAGTTGTCACGGTGGAGTTCCGCAACGCCCCCAAGGGCAATCTCATCATCGTAAAGCAGGACTCCGTTACAAAGGAGCCGCTGGAAGGTGTTGAGTTTAAGATCACCTACGCAGATGGCTCGTATGTAGATGCCGAGGGCGGCACGTTGTCCTCCACCGGCCTGTACTGGACGGATAAGGAAGGCAAAATCACCATTTCCGGCATTTCCGGCACCGTGGTGGTCACAGAGGTTCAAACAATTCCCGGCTACACCATCGACGAAAATACCCGCACCCAGACTGTGGTGGTCAATCCCAACGACACACAGACTCTCCACTTCGTGCGCTTTGTTCCTTGA
- a CDS encoding CAP domain-containing protein — protein MKKQILTMFTGLFIGAIITGGASAYAAGILAERSNHRIFVDGQEVQMEAYGIAGHNYVKLRDIGKAVGFNVFWDVDSGCVQIETDAPYTGEAPAAESVPPAAAPSDLAAVKQDIVERTNALRAERSIAALAADDQLMRAAQVRADEMAATGTYSHTRPDGRKYYTVTDCGQVGENIHQIPLLYLAQQKAALAETLVYSWSKSAGHMENMTDKSYAAIGVGLARGTDANGLECWYCVQLFLRSGYSISAVDKPATK, from the coding sequence ATGAAGAAGCAGATCCTCACGATGTTTACGGGTCTTTTTATCGGCGCTATTATCACAGGCGGAGCTTCCGCCTATGCTGCGGGAATCCTCGCTGAACGCAGCAACCATCGTATTTTTGTCGATGGGCAGGAGGTGCAAATGGAAGCGTATGGTATTGCTGGACACAACTATGTGAAACTCCGCGACATTGGCAAAGCGGTCGGCTTCAATGTGTTCTGGGATGTGGACAGCGGGTGTGTGCAAATTGAAACCGATGCGCCTTACACCGGCGAAGCCCCCGCGGCTGAATCTGTTCCGCCTGCTGCTGCGCCTTCTGATTTGGCTGCTGTAAAGCAGGATATTGTAGAACGTACCAACGCCCTCCGTGCGGAGCGCAGCATCGCAGCCCTGGCCGCCGACGATCAACTCATGCGGGCCGCACAGGTGCGGGCCGATGAAATGGCTGCCACAGGCACCTATTCTCATACCAGACCGGACGGCAGAAAGTATTACACCGTTACGGACTGTGGGCAGGTCGGGGAAAATATCCACCAGATCCCGCTGCTCTATCTTGCGCAGCAAAAAGCCGCGCTTGCGGAAACGCTCGTATATTCATGGTCAAAATCCGCAGGACACATGGAAAACATGACCGATAAAAGCTATGCGGCTATCGGCGTCGGCCTTGCACGAGGGACTGACGCCAACGGCTTGGAGTGCTGGTACTGTGTCCAACTATTTCTTCGCAGCGGATACAGCATTTCGGCGGTGGACAAGCCGGCAACAAAGTAA
- a CDS encoding class D sortase produces MKKFFSLTLTLAAMLSAMAVSAQAADYSFETDGTPEYYPSSSYEDVYGSRYNYGGKNVVDYQIPELEYGQLSTTQTGVMEKIMLHGLQGISASGSGIYGISPGGGTVEIPGFLQGGSTSTPAMPAFTELTQDFLLSNGAVGKISIPAIGVKNYYLWEGETTASMKKGLGHFTSTSVWNGNVAVCGHNRGAKYVIGSIKDLDVGDKITYTTSMGTRTYLVETVTKISSSDWSYLSSTTDNRMTLLTCVAGDSSQRWCVQAVQAS; encoded by the coding sequence ATGAAGAAGTTTTTCTCATTGACTTTGACTCTGGCTGCCATGCTTTCTGCGATGGCGGTCAGCGCACAGGCTGCCGATTATTCCTTTGAAACCGATGGCACCCCGGAATACTACCCCTCCTCTTCCTATGAGGACGTCTACGGCTCCCGCTACAATTACGGTGGAAAAAATGTGGTGGACTACCAGATCCCCGAGCTGGAGTACGGGCAGCTCAGCACCACCCAAACCGGGGTGATGGAGAAAATCATGCTGCATGGTCTTCAGGGCATCTCTGCATCCGGCAGCGGAATTTACGGAATTTCTCCCGGCGGCGGAACTGTCGAGATCCCCGGTTTTCTGCAGGGCGGCTCCACATCTACTCCTGCGATGCCCGCTTTCACAGAGCTGACACAGGATTTTCTGCTCTCCAACGGTGCCGTCGGAAAGATCTCCATTCCTGCCATCGGAGTTAAGAATTACTATCTCTGGGAAGGTGAAACGACTGCCAGCATGAAAAAGGGGCTGGGACATTTCACCAGTACCAGCGTCTGGAACGGCAATGTGGCTGTCTGCGGGCATAATCGCGGCGCCAAATATGTGATCGGCAGCATCAAGGATCTCGATGTGGGTGATAAAATCACCTATACCACATCCATGGGTACCCGCACCTATCTGGTGGAGACTGTGACCAAAATCAGCAGCAGCGATTGGAGCTATTTGTCCTCTACCACGGATAACCGAATGACTCTCCTTACCTGCGTTGCCGGAGATTCCAGTCAGCGCTGGTGTGTGCAGGCTGTTCAGGCCTCTTAA
- a CDS encoding S1 RNA-binding domain-containing protein: protein MPKKKTIPPPDDFSSEFMETESAKELSEQQVEAAGSDNTETPLAGPPEVDLGSGDVSGTADVEENEPDAENTADVADTVPVSDEKAEDPEYDSILQELNSSTPAPLDSSGENALDALLLEGNAENAPLTEDETESADGEAAPQSTAPPAPAGRRDSYILTVDAKDRIETEEERREVIWHEIKTSHIAGRILTGTLDGVEQPPSGRTIVVVDYKGYRIAIPLKEMMLYSGPVPYGAKYKPFMERMNSILATMLTAEIDFIVRGLDNTARSVVASRKAAMLRKRQTFYLDTNEDGVPMIYEGRVVQARVIGVAEKVLRVEVFGVECTIFARDLSAAWFGDAREYYSVGDRVLVRVLTIDRDDINHISITADIRSVSSAANQSNLDKCVLQGKYAGRVTDVRHGVVFIRLNNGVNAVAHTCYDRRMPGKKDDVSFAVTRLDEERGIAVGIITRIIKQNL, encoded by the coding sequence ATGCCCAAGAAAAAAACGATCCCGCCCCCTGATGATTTCTCCTCAGAGTTCATGGAAACCGAATCCGCCAAAGAACTTTCTGAGCAGCAGGTGGAGGCCGCCGGCAGCGACAACACGGAAACTCCGCTGGCAGGACCCCCGGAAGTTGATCTCGGCTCCGGCGATGTGAGCGGCACAGCAGATGTTGAGGAAAACGAGCCGGATGCCGAAAACACCGCTGATGTCGCAGATACTGTCCCTGTTTCCGATGAAAAGGCTGAGGACCCGGAGTACGACAGCATTTTACAGGAGCTGAACAGCAGCACTCCGGCACCCCTTGACAGCAGCGGCGAAAATGCTCTGGATGCGCTTTTGCTGGAAGGAAATGCGGAAAATGCTCCGCTCACTGAAGATGAAACGGAATCCGCAGATGGTGAAGCTGCTCCGCAGTCCACTGCACCTCCCGCACCTGCCGGACGCCGTGACTCCTACATTCTGACCGTTGATGCAAAAGACCGTATCGAAACGGAAGAAGAACGCCGTGAGGTCATCTGGCATGAGATCAAGACCTCGCATATTGCCGGTCGTATTTTGACCGGAACGCTGGATGGCGTGGAGCAGCCCCCTTCCGGCCGTACTATCGTTGTCGTTGACTACAAGGGTTATCGCATTGCGATTCCGCTGAAAGAAATGATGCTCTATTCCGGGCCCGTTCCGTATGGGGCGAAATACAAGCCGTTTATGGAGCGGATGAACAGTATCCTTGCAACCATGCTCACCGCGGAGATTGATTTCATCGTCCGGGGTCTGGATAACACCGCCCGCAGCGTTGTGGCAAGCCGAAAGGCCGCCATGCTCCGTAAGCGTCAGACCTTCTATCTGGACACCAACGAAGATGGCGTCCCCATGATCTATGAAGGGCGCGTCGTACAGGCGCGCGTCATTGGCGTTGCGGAAAAAGTCCTGCGTGTGGAAGTGTTTGGCGTGGAGTGTACGATTTTCGCCCGTGATCTGTCTGCCGCATGGTTCGGTGACGCCCGCGAGTATTACAGCGTCGGCGACCGTGTTCTTGTCCGTGTGCTCACCATTGACCGCGACGACATCAACCATATTTCCATCACAGCAGATATCCGCAGCGTTTCGTCCGCCGCTAACCAGAGCAATCTGGATAAATGCGTCCTGCAGGGCAAATATGCCGGCAGAGTGACCGATGTGCGGCACGGCGTTGTGTTCATCCGGCTCAACAACGGTGTCAACGCGGTTGCCCACACCTGCTATGACCGGCGAATGCCTGGGAAAAAAGACGACGTCAGCTTTGCCGTTACCCGTCTGGATGAGGAACGCGGCATCGCCGTCGGCATCATCACCAGAATCATCAAACAGAATTTGTAA
- a CDS encoding VirD4-like conjugal transfer protein, CD1115 family encodes MIFNSLKGACSIPKKKLIQLFIIIPIAALALLYGSGYLSQLFSNYRAWQEAGAVFGTSPAFPDAGFFPCLAAAFHFPYGLYGLGLCIGALALLILMVMRMGYSEGGEYDRRRNLVYSNKGTYGTAGFMSRKELAGVLDLVPDIRKHSGTILGELDHQVICIPPKTRFNGNLAVYGASGSKKTRAFCVNMILQCAARKSSLVICDPKSELYEKTSEYLRDQGYTVRVFNLVTPSASDSWNCLAEVGGQELMAQLFCDVIIKNTGGEERDHFWDSAEMNLLKALVLYVSISYPKKKQNIGEVYQLIAASSEQELNALFGVLPVTHPAKAPYSIFKQASESVRGGVIIGLGSRLQVFQNRDIRNITSYNEIDLELPGKQPCAYYCITSDQDSTFDFLSSLFLSFVFIRLVRYADEHCPGGALPVPVHVLGEELCACGVIPDLSRKISVIRSRNLSMSCVFQNLAGLQNRYPYNQWQEILGNCDVQLFLGCTDALTAEFISDRTGEASISVTSKAKQLGTWRVSNYTPEYRETSGVGRRKLMTMDEVLRMNIDKALILIRGKNVLEVDKYDYSKHPEAKKLRSSKAASHVPAWRANQPQEKQTPSAQPSQAAEKKPAQKKKPASAEKVVAVTKESIMKKKEDT; translated from the coding sequence TTGATTTTCAACAGTTTGAAAGGAGCGTGCTCTATTCCTAAAAAGAAGCTGATTCAGCTTTTTATTATCATTCCAATCGCTGCGCTGGCGCTGCTCTATGGGAGCGGCTACCTCTCGCAGCTTTTTTCCAATTACCGTGCATGGCAGGAGGCCGGCGCCGTGTTTGGGACGTCTCCCGCATTCCCGGACGCCGGATTCTTTCCCTGCCTTGCGGCAGCCTTCCACTTTCCGTATGGGCTGTATGGCCTCGGCCTCTGCATCGGTGCGCTGGCGCTGCTGATCCTCATGGTCATGCGGATGGGCTACAGCGAAGGCGGCGAATACGACCGGCGGCGCAACCTGGTCTATTCCAACAAGGGAACCTATGGCACCGCAGGGTTTATGTCCCGCAAGGAGCTGGCGGGGGTGCTTGACCTTGTTCCGGATATTCGCAAGCATTCCGGCACGATTCTCGGCGAGCTGGATCATCAGGTCATTTGTATTCCTCCAAAGACTCGATTTAACGGGAATCTTGCGGTTTACGGCGCCAGCGGCTCCAAGAAGACAAGAGCCTTTTGCGTCAACATGATTCTCCAATGCGCAGCGCGGAAGTCAAGCCTTGTGATCTGTGATCCAAAGTCCGAATTATACGAAAAGACCAGCGAATATCTGCGGGATCAGGGCTACACCGTCCGTGTGTTCAATCTGGTCACACCATCAGCCTCCGATTCATGGAATTGTCTTGCGGAGGTCGGCGGTCAGGAATTGATGGCCCAGCTTTTTTGTGACGTCATCATCAAGAATACCGGCGGCGAGGAACGCGACCACTTCTGGGACAGCGCAGAAATGAATCTGCTCAAAGCACTGGTCCTCTATGTTTCCATCAGCTACCCCAAGAAAAAGCAAAATATCGGCGAGGTGTATCAGTTGATTGCCGCCAGCTCCGAACAGGAGTTGAACGCGCTTTTTGGCGTTCTTCCGGTTACGCATCCTGCCAAAGCGCCATACAGCATTTTCAAGCAGGCGTCGGAGAGTGTGCGCGGCGGCGTTATCATCGGGCTCGGCTCCAGACTGCAGGTTTTCCAAAACCGGGATATTCGCAACATCACATCCTACAACGAGATCGATCTGGAACTCCCGGGAAAGCAGCCATGCGCGTATTACTGCATTACCAGCGATCAGGACAGCACTTTTGATTTCCTCTCCTCGCTGTTTCTTTCCTTTGTGTTTATCCGCCTGGTTCGCTATGCGGACGAACATTGTCCTGGCGGGGCGCTCCCGGTTCCTGTTCATGTACTTGGTGAAGAGCTGTGTGCCTGTGGAGTGATCCCAGATCTATCGAGAAAAATTTCGGTCATTCGTTCCAGAAACCTGTCCATGTCATGTGTGTTCCAGAACTTAGCTGGCCTTCAGAACCGCTATCCCTACAACCAGTGGCAGGAAATTCTGGGCAACTGCGATGTGCAGCTTTTTCTTGGCTGTACAGATGCTCTGACGGCGGAATTTATTTCTGACCGGACCGGCGAGGCCAGTATCTCTGTCACCAGTAAAGCCAAACAGCTCGGAACATGGCGTGTATCCAATTACACGCCTGAATACCGGGAAACCAGCGGTGTCGGCCGGCGCAAGCTGATGACCATGGACGAGGTGCTGCGTATGAATATTGATAAAGCCCTGATCCTCATTCGGGGCAAGAATGTACTGGAGGTGGATAAGTACGACTATTCCAAACATCCCGAGGCGAAGAAGCTGCGGTCGAGCAAGGCCGCCTCCCATGTCCCTGCATGGCGGGCAAATCAGCCGCAGGAAAAGCAAACTCCATCGGCGCAGCCATCTCAGGCAGCGGAAAAGAAGCCGGCGCAAAAGAAAAAGCCTGCGTCGGCTGAAAAAGTCGTTGCCGTAACCAAAGAATCCATTATGAAGAAAAAGGAGGATACTTAA
- a CDS encoding DUF6100 family protein: MNRAIISQRITSILAEIERLNNALYAMNTTDIQRYPDNYEVLSTDAALRAERITCRLRHLIYATTSIKKEEYLRSAETMQGIEISENDGILEIKLPCLLPKRRQRQSTEFLLDPFTSALSDYAAHHTMPQFQHCVVCFSHIYAQELPERRIRDYDNLELKQFLDVAASFILTDDNGLLCDAYNTTELGEKDCTRLFLMDSTQFPAWLAERQNGVKSISDF, translated from the coding sequence TTGAACAGGGCCATCATATCACAAAGAATTACATCTATTCTGGCTGAGATCGAACGGCTGAACAATGCGCTCTATGCCATGAACACGACGGATATTCAGCGTTATCCCGACAACTACGAGGTGTTGTCCACGGATGCGGCGCTGCGGGCCGAGCGGATCACCTGCCGGTTGCGCCACCTGATCTATGCCACTACCAGCATCAAAAAAGAGGAATATCTGCGGTCTGCTGAAACCATGCAGGGTATTGAGATCAGCGAAAATGACGGCATTCTGGAGATCAAGCTCCCGTGCCTTCTGCCAAAGCGCAGGCAGCGCCAAAGCACGGAGTTCCTGTTGGATCCGTTTACCTCCGCGCTCTCCGATTACGCCGCCCACCACACCATGCCGCAATTTCAGCATTGTGTGGTCTGTTTTTCCCATATCTATGCGCAGGAGCTGCCAGAGCGGCGTATCCGTGATTATGACAATCTGGAACTGAAGCAGTTTCTGGATGTTGCGGCCTCCTTCATCTTGACGGATGACAATGGGCTGCTGTGCGACGCCTACAACACCACGGAGCTGGGCGAAAAGGATTGCACACGGCTTTTTCTCATGGACAGCACGCAGTTTCCGGCCTGGCTTGCAGAGCGCCAGAATGGTGTAAAAAGCATATCGGATTTTTGA
- a CDS encoding DUF5697 family protein, with amino-acid sequence MKTREQIYGQEAAGILRDVSMYRALTEMQLLKLYPHKESKIRNLLSYLQKQGRIVQRGEYYRIPAEVEESIDHGLSKAVWVLTDFMEQVEYHSVSDYPAKIIFFADGEVYEIIYAEPGKEQLINQMLSTVKEVPPKYIVLIEQPEQIAEIHTPNTSGYCTVSSGGDVQYYQIE; translated from the coding sequence ATGAAAACGAGGGAACAGATCTATGGGCAGGAAGCAGCCGGTATTTTGCGGGATGTTTCCATGTACCGCGCTCTGACGGAGATGCAGCTTTTGAAGCTCTATCCGCACAAGGAAAGTAAAATCCGAAATCTGCTGTCCTACCTGCAAAAGCAGGGCCGCATTGTGCAGCGCGGCGAGTATTACCGCATTCCCGCTGAGGTGGAGGAAAGCATCGATCATGGGCTTTCAAAGGCTGTTTGGGTTCTTACCGACTTTATGGAGCAGGTGGAATATCATTCTGTCAGTGACTATCCCGCAAAAATCATCTTTTTTGCGGATGGTGAGGTTTACGAGATCATTTACGCGGAGCCGGGTAAAGAGCAGCTTATCAACCAAATGCTCTCCACAGTAAAAGAGGTTCCGCCCAAATACATCGTTCTGATTGAGCAGCCGGAGCAGATCGCCGAGATCCACACACCAAACACCAGCGGCTACTGTACCGTCTCTTCGGGCGGCGATGTGCAGTATTATCAAATCGAATAA